GTCGACTTTGCTTGCAGGAAGAGTTAGAAAATGGCCAGTCCTATCTGTTACCGCTGGCGGACGATAGAAAGACGGTGGACATGATCCGCGAAACAATCGCCATCGATGTTCGTACGAACGGGGGAAAGTGAGCTGAAGTTGCGCTGCAATCTAATGTAACTTTATTTGTAGGTTTTCGTTGACGAAAGAGCACAGTATTACTTGTGTGTAGAATGTAAAGAGTTGCTGCTGAAGTGTTTCGACTTCCGCGAACGTTGCCTGGTAAATGATGCAATTTTCCGACGGAAATTCTCCCGCAGTGCGGCTaccgaggaggaggagaagacAGAGACAACTTTCCTGCCGGCGGACACGGTCGTGTTGGATGGGGAAAAGGGTGAGAAAAGGGAGAAGAAGGGCAATCATTCCGATGAGGAGGAACTGTTTTTGCACGAGTTTATGATAGAAACGATCGAGGAAAACAATGATGATTGTGATACGTATGAACCGCTGCAAGTGGAAATACTGCAGGAGGAGAACGGTTCCGACAGTGAATCATTGcccaaaaggaagaaaagcgtGTGCAAAAAACGGTCCCGCAAGAAAGCGGATGATGCTGACAAAGCGAACAACAAGCTGCCTTGCGCTCAGTGCGGTAAAATGATCGCACGGAATAATATCAATCAGCACCAGCTTACGCACGATCCGGATCGGCCGCAGGTGTTCTGCTCGTACTGTGGGAAAGCGTTTAAGGATCCACGCCGTATGCAGATGCACATCAACAGTAACCACACGCTTGAGAAGAAGTATCCGTGTGATGTCTGTGGGAAGGTTTATCTGCGGCCGGCCTCGCTGAAGGACCACAAGCTGACGAAGCATAGTGCCGATAAGCGGTACGAGTGTTCGGATTGTGGGCGAGCGTTTACCAGCTGGGCCCAACGGTGGCATCACTTCAAGAAGGAGCACACGACGGCCAAACCGTTTGCCTGTACCTATTGTGATTGGGCGTTTAAGTTTAAGTAAGTTTGCAGGCGTctttgtatgatttatttaattttaaacccaTTTGTTTGCCCTACTCTTCAGGTGTGATCTCACGCTACACATCCGGAAACACACCGGTGAAAAGCCTTTCAAGTGTGACATCTGCGGGAAAGCGTTCAACAAGAGCTACAATGTGGTAATACACAAGAAATCGCACCGCAATCTCTTACCGGTAGAGCAAGGTACGAGTCCGTCGGATGAAACACTCATACCCCAAACGGTGGTAAAAGCGAACAATACAGAATAGGAAGTAAGCCGTAAGTGTGCACGATATTTATCCAAACACGTAAacgtaacaggttggctgataagtccccggtctgtcacatagaatgcgccgctagtattaaatgcatattatttttatatagcaccagccttcaaatgattcgtgtcaaaatttgacgtctgtatgtcaattagtttgtgagacagagcgtcttttgtcaagcaac
This genomic window from Anopheles maculipalpis chromosome 2RL, idAnoMacuDA_375_x, whole genome shotgun sequence contains:
- the LOC126567536 gene encoding zinc finger protein 664-like; its protein translation is MCSVERICRLCLQEELENGQSYLLPLADDRKTVDMIRETIAIDVFVDERAQYYLCVECKELLLKCFDFRERCLVNDAIFRRKFSRSAATEEEEKTETTFLPADTVVLDGEKGEKREKKGNHSDEEELFLHEFMIETIEENNDDCDTYEPLQVEILQEENGSDSESLPKRKKSVCKKRSRKKADDADKANNKLPCAQCGKMIARNNINQHQLTHDPDRPQVFCSYCGKAFKDPRRMQMHINSNHTLEKKYPCDVCGKVYLRPASLKDHKLTKHSADKRYECSDCGRAFTSWAQRWHHFKKEHTTAKPFACTYCDWAFKFKCDLTLHIRKHTGEKPFKCDICGKAFNKSYNVVIHKKSHRNLLPVEQGTSPSDETLIPQTVVKANNTE